The genomic region GGAAGCCGAAGTGCGTCTTGGTGTTGTCGCTCATGGTGTTTGCCTCAAATTAATTGTCAGGGTCGCGGCTGGCGCCTGCCTGCGCGAGCCGGTCTAGATATTGCTGCCACAGCGCTTCATGCTGTAGCAGCAATTCATAAAGATAGTCCCAGGAGTAAAGTCCGGTGTCATGACCATCGCTGAACACCAGCTTCACGGCATAATGGCCGACTGGCTCGATGCTAGTGATATTGACGTCCCGCTTTCCGGTCTGAAGCACAGGGTTCCCATGCCCCTGCACTTCTGCCGATGGAGAGTATACCCGAAGGAATTCGCACGGCAGCTTGCCGCTGACACCATTGTCAAAGGTGATTTCCAATAAGCGCGAAGCCTGGTGCAAGCGGATATCAGTCGGGCGTGGAATGTCTGGGCTCAAGCCGCTCATCTGCCAAATGCCGGGATTTACTCAAAAGGCGATGATAGCAGAATGTATTCACGCGCTTCAAAATACCATGACAATGGCGGCGTATGATGGTAGCTGCACATGCTTCGTGGAGGGTGATTAGGCGGCTGATTCATTTGATGATTTACATAAGCATGCTAAAGTAGCGCCTAAATAATAAGCATCGGGGGGTGCTATGGCCGACAACAAGCTTGAGCGTCACTTCCAGGCCTATTCCGAGTGGCGGAAGGGCTTGGTGGAAGCGATCTGTGATTATCGCAACTGGTTGAATGAACAGGAACTCAACGATGCACAGATAGAGTTGCGGCTGCAGCAGTTGCTGGAGCGTCTGCGCGAGGACAAGCTCAATGTGGCCTTCGTGGCGGAGTTTTCCCGCGGCAAGTCCGAGCTGATCAATGCGATCTTCTTCTCGGCTTATGGCCAGCGCCTGCTGCCTTCGAGCGCCGGCCGCACCACCATGTGCCCTACCGAACTGCTGTACGACCCCTCCAAGCCTACCTCCCTACAGCTCCTGCCGGTGGAAACCCGGACTTCGGATGCTACCACCACCGAATACAAGCGCTACCCCGAAGAGTGGACTGTGTTGCCGTTCGATGTCGCCGACAGCGACAACATGGTGGAGGTCTTCAAGGAGGTCAGCCGCACCAAGCAGGTGTCCGTGGAAGAGGCCGAGCGCTACGGCCTGTTCGATACCAATAGCGCCGATGATGCCTTGGCAGTCAACGCGGACGGTACCGTGGACATTCCCTGCTGGCGTTATGCCGTCATCAATTTCCCCCACCCCTTGCTGGAGCAGGGGCTGGTGATTCTCGATACCCCAGGGCTCAATGCCATCGGTACTGAGCCTGAGCTGACCCTCAACATGCTGCCAAATGCGCATGCCGTGTTATTTATCCTTTCTGCCGACACCGGCGTCACCAAATCTGAAGTGGATGTCTGGCGCCAATACATCAGCGGTACACGCTGGAAGCAGAATGGCAGGCTGGCGGTACTGAACAAGATTGACGGTCTGTGGGACGAATTACGCAATGAAGCCGAAATCAGCCGTGAAATTGCCAAGCAGCTTGCATCCAGCGCCGAGTTGTTGGGGCTTGAGCAAGATCAGATTTTCCCGATTTCTGCCCAGAAAGGGTTGTTGGCCAAGATCGCGGGGGACCAAGCCCTACTGGAGCGCAGCGGGCTGCCTCTCCTGGAAAAGGCATTATCCGGAGAGCTGATCCCATCCAAGCGTGAGATCGTACGCGACAATACCATCAGCGAAGTCGACGATTTGGTCAAGAACACCAATATGCTGCTGGATGCCCGACTGGCCAGCCTCAATGAGCAGCTGGAGGAGCTACGCGGTTTGCGCGGCAAGAATGAAGATGTCATCGAACACATGATGAACAAGGTCAAGGTGGACAAGGAAATCTTCGAGAAGGGCTTGCAGCGTTTTCAGGCGCTGCGCAGCGTATTTTCGCAGCAAACCAACAAGCTGTTCACTTTGCTCGGCATGGAAGCCCTGCGTGTGCAGGTGGCCAATACCCGAAGCACCATGATCAATGCAAACTTTACCAAGAATATACGCAGTGCAATGGATGGGTTTTTTGCTGACCTGCGTGACCGCTTGCTGAAATCCGAGGCGCAAATCGACGAAATCAAGCGCATGATGGACGCCATGTATGAGAAATTCGCGCAGGATCATGGCTTACGCAAGGCTGAGCCTCCAGCGTTTTCCACCTTGCGTTATCAGAAGGAGCTGGGCAAGCTGGAACGCGCATATCGCGAACAATTCAATACGACATTGAATATGCTGACGAACGAAAAGATGACTTTGACATCTAAGTTCTTTGAGACGTTGGCTAGTCGCGTCATCCATGTATATGAGGTGGCCAACCATGATGTCGAGAATTGGCTGAAGGCGGTCATTGCCCCGATGGAATCCCAGGTGCGTGAACACCAGCTGCAACTGCGGCGGCGCCTGGAAAGCATCAAACGCATCTACAAGGCGACGGATACATTGGAAGACCGTATTGGCGAATTGGAGGCCATCGAAAGGCA from Methylobacillus flagellatus KT harbors:
- a CDS encoding gamma-butyrobetaine hydroxylase-like domain-containing protein — translated: MSGLSPDIPRPTDIRLHQASRLLEITFDNGVSGKLPCEFLRVYSPSAEVQGHGNPVLQTGKRDVNITSIEPVGHYAVKLVFSDGHDTGLYSWDYLYELLLQHEALWQQYLDRLAQAGASRDPDN
- a CDS encoding dynamin family protein yields the protein MADNKLERHFQAYSEWRKGLVEAICDYRNWLNEQELNDAQIELRLQQLLERLREDKLNVAFVAEFSRGKSELINAIFFSAYGQRLLPSSAGRTTMCPTELLYDPSKPTSLQLLPVETRTSDATTTEYKRYPEEWTVLPFDVADSDNMVEVFKEVSRTKQVSVEEAERYGLFDTNSADDALAVNADGTVDIPCWRYAVINFPHPLLEQGLVILDTPGLNAIGTEPELTLNMLPNAHAVLFILSADTGVTKSEVDVWRQYISGTRWKQNGRLAVLNKIDGLWDELRNEAEISREIAKQLASSAELLGLEQDQIFPISAQKGLLAKIAGDQALLERSGLPLLEKALSGELIPSKREIVRDNTISEVDDLVKNTNMLLDARLASLNEQLEELRGLRGKNEDVIEHMMNKVKVDKEIFEKGLQRFQALRSVFSQQTNKLFTLLGMEALRVQVANTRSTMINANFTKNIRSAMDGFFADLRDRLLKSEAQIDEIKRMMDAMYEKFAQDHGLRKAEPPAFSTLRYQKELGKLERAYREQFNTTLNMLTNEKMTLTSKFFETLASRVIHVYEVANHDVENWLKAVIAPMESQVREHQLQLRRRLESIKRIYKATDTLEDRIGELEAIERHILAQMADLKVLRQHMHNALVFENRIEEEAA